One Vespa velutina chromosome 19, iVesVel2.1, whole genome shotgun sequence DNA segment encodes these proteins:
- the LOC124955859 gene encoding tyrosine aminotransferase encodes MSGLNSRERWEVQASHIAKQTHNPIRSIVDNIVVEPNPNKRMIALSIGDPTTFGNLKPAKEVIEAVQESIASQMYNGYAPSTGYEKAREAVAEYSSSDFVKVEAKDVILCSGCSCALDLCITALAREGQNILIPRPGFSIYRTLAEGLGIVVKTYNLCPERSWEIDLDDLETKIDESTAAIVINNPSNPCGSVFSRNHILDILNIAARYYVPIIADEIYEHMVFPGRTFHSLATLSSEVPILLCSGLGKRFLVPGWRMGWIIIHDKQNVLEGEIRKGLQCLSQRIIGSNTLIQGALPAILRNTPEKFFDDVMRTLHIHSKLCYNCIAKIPGLKPIMPDGAMYMMVSIDLPCFPEFNSDLEFVQRLLMEESVFCLPGQCFDYPSYMRLVITIPQDMLEEACQRIQEFCCRHHYKTAKINRKNHLIENLSEGFLLTNGAKGNCENL; translated from the exons ATGTCTGGTTTAAATTCGCGGGAGCGTTGGGAAGTTCAAGCGTCCCATATTGCCAAGCAAACACACAATCCTATAAGATCTATCGTGGATAACATCGTTGTCGAACCAAATCCTAACAAGAGAATGATCGCTTTGTCGATCG GTGATCCAACGACGTTTGGAAACTTGAAACCAGCAAAGGAAGTAATCGAAGCTGTTCAAGAAAGTATTGCTTCTCAAATGTACAACGGTTATGCACCAAGTACAG gTTATGAAAAAGCAAGAGAAGCCGTAGCCGAGTACAGTTCTTCCGATTTTGTTAAGGTAGAAGCCAAG GATGTGATCCTGTGCAGTGGTTGCTCTTGCGCTCTCGATCTCTGCATCACTGCACTAGCACGAGAAGGACAGAACATTCTAATTCCACGTCCCggtttttctatttatcgaaCGTTAGCGGAAGGTCTGGGAATTGTGGTGAAGACTTACAATCTTTGC CCGGAACGCAGTTGGGAAATCGATCTCGATGACCTGGAGACGAAGATCGACGAATCTACAGCAGCGATAGTTATAAACAATCCCTCGAATCCATGCGGTTCTGTGTTCAGCCGCAACCATATTCTCGATATTCTGAATATTGCTGCACGTTACTACGTGCCTATTATCGCAGACGAAATTTACGAACATATG GTTTTCCCTGGACGGACTTTTCACTCGTTAGCTACTCTTTCGAGCGAAGTTCCTATTTTATTGTGTAGCGGTCTTGGGAAGAG GTTTTTGGTACCAGGCTGGCGTATGGGATGGATTATCATTCACGACAAACAAAACGTTCTCGAGGGAGAG ATTCGCAAGGGTTTGCAATGTTTGAGTCAGAGAATTATCGGTAGCAATACACTTATACAGGGTGCCTTACCCGCCATATTGCGAAATACGCCCGAAAAGTTTTTCGACGACGTGATGCGTACCTTGCAC aTTCATTCGAAACTGTGTTATAATTGTATAGCGAAGATACCTGGCTTGAAACCGATAATGCCAGACGGTGCGATGTATATGATG GTTTCTATAGACTTACCCTGCTTTCCTGAGTTTAATTCTGATCTTGAATTTGTACAACGTTTGCTTATGGAGGAGTCTGTTTTTTGTTTGCCAGGTCAG TGTTTCGATTATCCTTCTTACATGAGATTGGTAATTACTATACCCCAAGATATGCTCGAAGAAGCGTGTCAGAGAATTCAAGAGTTTTGTTGTAGACACCATTACAAAACGGCAAAAATCAATAGGAAAAATCAtttgattgaaaatttaaGTGAAGGTTTTCTACTGACGAATGGGGCCAAAGGAAATTGTGAGAACCTTTGA